The Ectothiorhodospiraceae bacterium BW-2 nucleotide sequence GGAGCGGGGATCTCCATCGTCTTTTAATTGATGAGTCGAATCTGGCAGGGGCGCCCGGTGAGTTGGGCTAATTTCGTTACCGACAGTTTTCGTTCAGTCATAACGGCAATCATCTTTCCCCAGATGCGCTTTAAGGTCATCTTCCCCTGCATAACACTTTGAAATGTCTTGCTAAATACCAGTAACTGATTGATGATGTGAGCTATTTGCAAGCACTGGTAGTAATTCTTGGTCGCCAGATAACTCACCCGTGAAAATTTGTGCTCTAATGCATATCCATGATTTTTTTGGGTATTAAAGCCTTCGTTCTCTATTTTCCAGCGTAAGCGTCCGGTACGGCTCAATTCCGGTGCCGTATTCCAGTTGATGGGATAGGAGCTAATGTGAACGAACCGATTTTCAATTATCTGCCCCTCTTTGTCGGTGGTTGTCTCTATGCATTCCAGCCAGTGTAGTTTCACGCCATGATAGTCAATATCGTTAATCCATGTATAGTTTTGCTCAATGACATTATCCTGTTGCCGTAGAATGATTTTTCGTTGATTGCCGGATGTTAACTGGCACAAGGATTTAACCTCTTCCCAAACAGATGGCAGATTGCCATCCTTGAAGGTGACTATCCAGCCCCAACCATACTCTGAGCAAATTTCGAAGAATCCCTGATAAGGATAGAGTCCATCGGCAACCAGACAGATGGGTAGACGCGGAAACGCCGATTTCAACTTTTTTGCTAGGCGTTTGAATGCCTTACGCTCACAATCCTGTTTGTCATAGTTGCCCTCTTCGGGGTTTTCCAGCCACTCTGTGGCAATGGAGATGGCGAAGCCGTTAGCGGTAATCAGTTTGGCCTCTAAAACCATGTTATGCCAGCTACTTTTACCGCTGCTGTAGTCTTTGTGCAGCGCCTGTTCATGGGGACACTCTGTAAAACTATGAATCCCGCTCGCATCCACCGCAATGACAAACCATTCACCAAACAGCCGTTGATTGTGGAATATCTTCTTTTTCAACAGCGCCCTAACCATGGATTGAGTCAGTTTTTGCAGTTGATCCTCCGTGAGTTGTCGCATGACATTATCGACGGTATCCATATGAGGTAGCGGCATTTTGAACAACCGCTGGTAGTTTTTGCGAAAGCGTTTCTCTTCGCGCAGATTATTCATTTCATTACGAGAACCGGCTTTAAAGAGAAACATGGCAATGCAGGCCGTAATAAGAGCCGCCAAATCATAATTAGTAGATGTCCGGCACTCATCCAGCTCTCTCATCTGCTCAAAGAGAGCAGGAAAGAAGTGTGTGATGGTCAGGTGGAGTTGATAGACGACATCTTTGCGCTGTAATTTACGTTTATTCCGATTCTTTTTTTAGACCGGACGGATTGGTTCGAAGCTGATTTTCGTGCAGTTGACATGCGGTTACCTCTCAAAATTGGAGATATATGGGCTATTTTTGCTGGAAAAAATAATTTTTTTGCCAATGTAAGTTTATGAAGTTAGTCGGTTATGGAGCTGCCCCTGAATTGCTGAGCATCCTCACCGCTGATTTTGTTAAGATTGATGCCGCCTGTGTGGGTGAGTCTGGCGTAATCGTCACTATTCCATCCACCCTCAAGCCGCTCGCTATTGCCGCAGTCGGACGCGGCTCCCGACAAATGTGCTGCATGAATCGCTATGGATTCCCCCGTACCGCTGCCAAATCGGTCAAGCGGGTGCAGGGCTTTCAGACGGGCGATATCGTGAAACTGCAACAACCGACCGGCAAATATGCCGGATGCTATACCGGCAAAGTTGCAGTTTGGAAACGGGGCGCTTTCGACATCACCACCACAATCGGCGGTGTCAAAACCAAGATTACCTCGAAGGACAAGCGGTGATCCATAGCTGGATGGGGGTTTGACTGTAAAAAAGTAGGGTCGTGGCGATTGAGCCGATGGAACAGATCATTCAGCAGACCCGGTTAGACAACGCCAATCTGCCCAATTGAGGCGAGACGGCTCATGATGAAGGTAAAGATGAAGGCAAACATGAAAAGGCGGTCGAGGTTGCACAAAAATTGCTGCCCATAATGGAAGATGCGGCGCAGATAGCCAGTATTAGTGAACTGACCATCGAAGAAGTCGTTGCACTAAGAGAATCAACCCAAAAAACGTAGCGACAGTAGACCCCAAAGCAGTTATACTTGTTCGGCAATGAACAAAAATCAACACCCCCTACTCACTCTGAACGAGACACAGAAGGGCGGTAGCGTGCCTAAGTTTGCAGAGCTGGAAGTCTGGAAACGCTCTGCACAACTAAGCATGAAAATATACAAACAGTTAGCAACAACATGCCCGACTACTCCCTAATCCACCACGGCGCCATCGACGGCGTCACCGGCTCCTGTCATCAGTTCAAGCTGGCCGATGGACGATCGCTGCTGATCGATTGCGGGCTGTTTCAGGGTGCCGAAGTGTCGCAGCAGGGTGCCGGTGCCGAAAACCTCGCCATCGAATTTCCCATTGAAGACATCGGCCTTGTTCATCGTCTCGTCACCCTCATGAGGCATGACTCCCTCGCCTTCCCTCTTCGCCTCTCCCAGCGGGAAGTGGAGATGAGCAAGGCCCGATTGGCCGAGCGCACCCTGTCTGTGATGCTGTAGCTGTTAATTGCTCTTGTTGCAGTTTAACTAGCTCCTGCTCCAGATTGAGACTAAACCACAGCATCGACCCCTTGTGGCGCTTGCCCCGCCGAGCCATGACATTCAACTCCAGCGCCAGTCGCCACAGGTGTTTAACCCGCTACAGGCGTAGGTTAGCACGATTAAGCGCCGTGGCCGATCGTTTACTATAGGCCGCTTCGACCAGCGACTCCAATACATCCAGCAGTCCCGATTCGATACGCTCACCCAAGGTAAAGCCCCTACACGCCGTGGATTACCGGAAGAGATGGTCGTTTAAAAAGCACGGTTTGAATCACACTTGGTTGGAGGGGCATAATAGAAACCGCAAGCCTGACGGAACGATGAACAAGGCCCATTAAGAGAATCAATTCAAAAAATATAGACTATTGATTTCAGTTTGCAGTTATCAGTTGACAGAACCCAGCACCCGCTAAAATAGCAGCCTACTACCCACTACCCACTGGATTCTTGCAATGCCCGACCGTTACATTAACCTCTTCACCGACTTCGGCTTCAAAAAAATTTTTGGTGAAGAGGCAAGCAAGCCAAACCTAATTAGCTTTCTAAATACGCTCTTGCCGGAAAAGCACCATATTATCGACCTCAGTTTTAGCAAAAATGAGCAGTCGGGTTCGACGGTATTAGATCGCAAAGCGATTTTTGACCTAAGCTGTGTCAGCCAAAATGGCGACTACTTTATTGTCGAATTACAAAAAGCGAAGCAAAACTTCTTTAAAGATCGCAGCCTCTACTATGCGACTTTTCCGATCCAACAACAGGCGCAAAGAGGGGAGTGGAACTTTAAATTAGCGGCGGTCTATAGTATCGGTATTCTCGATTTTATTTTTGATGAAGATAAACAAGATAAGAACGAGAAGCATCGGGTGATTCATCAGGTACAGCTAAAAGATCAAGCGAACAAACTGTTTTACGATAAACTAACCTTTATCTATTTAACCCTACCGAACTTTAAAAAGAGTATTGATGAACTAGAAACGCTGCAAGAGAAGTGGTTCTATCTATTTCGGCATCTGCATGAGTTAGATAATATTCCGCAAAAGCTACAAGAGACTGTTTTTGAGCAGTTATTTGAACAAGCGCAAATCGCCCGCTTTGAACCACAAGAGCGTGAAGCGTATGAGAGCAGCCTGAAGTACTATCGTGATTTAAAAAATGTCATCGATACCGCTCATGATGAAGGTAGAACTGAGGGTAGAGTTGAGGGTAAAGTAGAAGGCAAATACGAGAAGGCAGTAGAGGTTGCGCAAAAATTGATACCGATAATGAAAGATGACATACAGATAGCTAGCATTAGTAGACTGACCATCGAAGAAGTCATTGCACTAAGAGAGTCAACCCAAAAAACATAGGCTACCAACTAATGAAATTGACAAAAAAAGTAACAATTACTGTTGATGAAGTGGAAGAAATTGTTTGTGACCGATGTGGTAGGAAAACTAAAAAGGATGACGAATTATTCGAGTTTCAGGAGTATCTTTCTATCGAACACGAATGTGGGTATGGTTCAGCGATAAGTGATGAAACGATGTTATTCGTGGATCTTTGTCAGCATTGCGTTAAAGAGATGCTCCTACCTATAGCAAGAATGGAAGAAATACACTGATAAGAGGGGCGTTAAGATGGAGCGGTTTCGATACAGTAACGATAAGGTCGAATATGCCTATCTACTCACGCCTTTAGGCAACAGCTAAGGTGAAAAAGAGACAATGAATAAGACCAAAGTCGATGACATGCTAATCGAAATGATTAGTCCGCGAATCAAAGAAATTGAAGAGCGCTTTAGTCGGGGAGAGGGGTTGCAGCAGAATGATATCAACACGCTTCTGCTTAAATCGCAATATAACCACATCAACCATCTGGATGAAAAACTGAATGAAATCACCGCTGATGTCGCTAGCCTTAAGGGTGAGTTTAATAGTTTACGAGGAAAGTTTAAACTCCTCGAAACCAATGTAAATAATCGTCTGGATCTCTTTGAAGAACAGATGCAGGGCTTTAAGAAAGATATTGAACTCAAAATCAGCCAAGCGATTAACACCAACATGCGCTGGTCGATAGGTATTATTGCGTTAATTGTCATCGTGCTGAAACTGGCAGATATGTTTATAGCGAAGTAGGGAGTTGGCAGTTATCAGTTATCAGTTTGCAGTTGACAGCTAAGGATTCTAGCTAAAAACTGCCCACTGCCCACTGCCCACTGCCCACTGCCCACTGCCCACTGCCCACTGCCCACTGCCCACTGCCCACTGCCCACTGCCCACTGCCCACTGCCCACTGCCCACTGCCCACTGCCCACTGCCCACTGCCCACTGCCCACTGCCCACTGCCCACTGCCCACTGCCCACTGCCCACTGCCCACTGCCCACTGCCCACTGCCCACTGCCCACTGCCCACTGCCCACTGCCCACTGCCCACTAAAAACTCATGTACACCATCCATCACCACGGCGCCATCAACGGCGTCACCGGCTCCTGCCACCAACTCAGGCTGCAAGATGGTCGCTCGCTGCTAATCGACTGTGGCCTGTTTCAGGGTGCGGAAGCCGCCGACAGCGGGGCCGCGGCCGATCGTCTCGCTATCGAGTTCCCGCTTGACGACATTCAGGCACTTATCGTTACCCACACCCACATCGACCATGTCGGCCGCATCCCCTACCTGCTCGCCGCCGGATTCAACCAGCCGATCTACTGCAGCCACGCGACGGCCAAACTGCTGCCGTTGGTGCTCGAAGATGCGCTTAAGGTCGGTGTCACCCGCAACGAACGCCTTATCAAACAGGCAATCGGTAAAATTGAGGCGCTGATTGTCCCGCTCGGCTATAAACAGTGGCACACCATAGCGAAAGGGTGGCAGATTAAACTCCATCCTGCCGGCCATATCCTCGGTTCGGCCTATGTTGAAATAAAACTCAGCGACGGTCTAGCTCCTAACAGCGCCGATGGCCGTTGGCATATCCTCTTCAGCGGCGACCTTGGCGCACCTTATACCCCGTTGCTACCGGCACCGAAATCGCCATGGCGTGCTGATGATGTTATTCTCGAATCGACCTATGGCGATCGCACCCACAGTGGCCGTGCCGCACGAGTTAAACAGCTGCGCAGCATCGTTGAACGGGCGATGCGCGACCGGGGCACGGTGATTATTCCCGCCTTTAGCATCGGTCGCACCCAAGAGCTACTCTACGAATTTGAGTCGATTCTCCATCGCTATGGTCAACAGCCCGTCGCCGACGGTATCGACTGGAGCGAACTCGACATCATCATTGATTCGCCCTTGGCGGCAAAGATGACCCGCGCCTACCGTGAACTGCGTGACGAATGGGATGCTGAAGCCAAGCAGCGCCTCGCTCGTGGCCGCCACCCGCTCGCCTTCGACACCCTGCTCACCGTCGAAGAGCACGCTGCCCACCTGCGCATTATCGACTACCTCAAACGCAGCGGCCGCCCCGCCATCGTTATCGCCGCTAGTGGTATGTGTGCCGGTGGGCGCGTGGTGAACTACCTCAAGGCACTGCTCGATGATAGCCGCACCGACATCCTCTTCGTCGGCTACCAAGCTGCTGGTACGCCCGGCCAAATCATTCAAAAATATGGCCCCCGTGGCGGCTATGTCGACCTCGACGGTCAGCGCATTACCATTCGGGCACAAATTCACACCCTCAGCGGTTACTCGGCTCATGCCGATCAAAACGATCTGCTCAAATTCGTCAAACGCATTCGTAAGGGGCCGCAACGGATACGCCTCGTACACGGCGATGCAACCGCCAAGCGCACCCTCGCAAAAAAGCTAAGCGAAACAATGCAGGGAGTGGTGGTAGAGTAGGGGATAACCACATCTGAAAGCTGCCCACTGCTCACCCAAAAGTATAGCGACAGCAGACTCAAAAATATTTATACTTGTTCGAAAATGAACCAAAATCAACACCCCTACTCACTCTGAACGAGACACAGAAGAGCGGTAGCGTGCCTAAAGTGGTAGTTGAATGCGATTTGAAAATTTGGATGTGTGGAAGCGAGGTGAAAAAATAATGAACAAGACTAAAGTAGACGACATGTTAATTGAGATGATCTCGCCGCAGATTAAGGAGATTGAAGAGCGCTTTAGTCGTGGCGAAGGATTAAGTCGGGATGATATTAATACTCTATTACTAAAATCGCAATATAACCACATCAACCATTTGGATGAAAAACTGGATGAAGTCACAACTGATGTAGCAAGTTTAAAAGGAGAGTTCAAACTCCTCGAAGCTAATGTAAACCGCCGCCTGGATGTGTTTGAAAAAAATATCGAACTCAAAATAAGTCAAGCGATTAACACCAATATGCGTTGGTCGATAGGTATTATTGCGCTAATTGTCACCGTACTGAAACTGGCAGATATGTTTATAGCGAAGTAGGGGGGCAGTTATCAGTTGACAGAACACAGCACCAGCTAAAATAGTCGACTACTGACTACTGACTACTGACTACTGACTACTGACTACTGACTACTGACTACTGACTACTGACTACTGACTACTGACTACTGACTATGGTCGTGGTCATTTGAGTGAAGAGAGCCTTGCTGCGTTTAGTCGTTTTTTTCTTGAGACTGCGCTGGATGAGATTAAATTTATGGAGCAGTTACTACAGCCTGAGCAGATGCGCGAACGAATTTTACGCTGGGCAGAAGAGTCAACTCGTGCGGGGCAGCTTCCTCAACATAGTAGGCGGGTTATTGAGGCACTGCTATATCGGGGATCGTTACCTCGTGGTGAAGTTGCCGGCTTGATGGGAAGCAGTGATCGCCATGCGCGTCGCATGGTTGCTAGTTTGATTGAAGCGGGTATTATGGATAGTGAGACACCAAGAAAACCGTTACAGTTTGCCTTTCCTGCTCAGCTAGCTCCCTATTGGTTGCCTGGGTTGTTTCCTGAGCATCATTAAGAGTTTTGATCGGCCTTGTTCATCGTTTCGTCATCTGGCGATTGGGCAAAGCATAGCGTGCCCAACCCCTAACGGACTGATGAAAGCATTGAAAGCATGAACAGGGCCAAAATGCGTTTAAATTAAAACCAGCGTCAAACGATCAAACAAGCCGCAATTGAGTGTTTTAATGAGCGAGCTGTTGTGCGTCTGTTTGGGTCGAGGTTAGACGATAGTAAGCGCGGCGGCGATATCGATCTGCTTATTGAGACAGATATAAGTCAGCCGGATGAGTTGGTTAAAGCTAAAAATCTGTTTTTGGCTCAACTCTATCGTGAGCTAGGGGAGCAGAAAATCGACCGGCAATCTATTCTATTGCGTACGAAAAAGGGGTTGCATTGTAATGAACGAGCGCGAGAGCAAACTTCTTATAAGTTGGCAGCAGTGTCAGCGGCACTTGCACTATGTCAATTACGCATTAACTTAATTGAAACTAATGTTACCTCTGCATGCAGATCAGCTTGATACAATGGATGATGATGCAATACAGGCGTGGGATCGGTTTATTTTACGCTTTATTGATTTTGATGTTAGCCAAAGGAGTTATGTGAGTGGAACATATCGTCAATATTCATATTGAGGCTTTGGATGACGGAGTCGGTTATTTAGCTACTTCAGATGAGATACAGGGTTTAGTTGCACAGGGACAAACCGTGGAGGAGACTTTAACTATTGCGCGTGATGTCGTTAAACAGTTATTGCAAGCCCAAGCAGAGCGGAATAGTCAGCTACCATTGCGAAAGATAAGCAGTTCTTTTGATTACCCGCTGTTGATTGGTGGATAGACATTAGGCTGCGCAGTACCAAAGCAGCTATGCGGATGAAAAACAGTTGGCACGAACAGTTTTTCGTAAAAAGCGTATTCGTGTGGTATGTCATCTTAAACAGCCCCATAAACCATCGCGCCTGCGTCCGCAAATAATCGAACCAGATAAACTACAGCATAAACTGAAGTCATTACTTCGGGTGATAGATCCCCATCCTAAGGTCGTTAATCTATTGCCCACTGCCCACCAGAAAATGTAGAGACAGCAGACCCTAAAGCAGTTATACTTGTTCGACAATGAACCAAAATCAACACCCCCCTACTCACTCTGAACGAGACACAGAAGGGCGGTAGCGTGCCTAAAGTGGCTCAATTAAACGGATATTAAATCTATATATGGCCAATCGTCAGCATCTTCGTCAGGAAGATAACCATTTTCGTCTGTTGCGCCTGTTAGAGCAGAACCCGACCCTAACCCAGCGCGAGTTAGCTGAACAGATTGGTATGAGTCTCGACGGGGTTAACTACTGTCTTAATGCCCTTATCGATAAGGGTTTTGTCAAGATGGATAACTTTCAGCAGCAATTCAGAGTCACCGCCAAACCAGCATCACTACATAGCCTCGCTTTCTTGGCGACAATAACACCCCCTCTTCTCAACATTTCCTTGTTGAAAAGTCAGCTATTTCAAATTGTACAGCAGTGTTGAGTGAGCTTGTCTCCAGTGTGTAATGAGGGTTATCCCGAATTTCGGAGCGGGGATCTCCATCGTCTTTTAATTGATGAGTCGAATCTGGCAGGGGCGCCCGGTGAGTTGGGCTAATTTCGTTACCGACAGTTTTCGTTCAGTCATAACGGCAATCATCTTTCCCCAGATGCGCTTTAAGGTCATCTTCCCCTGCATAACACTTTGAAATGTCTTGCTCAATACCAGTAACTGATTGATGATGTGAGCTATTTGCAAGCACTGGTAGTAATTCTTGGTCGCCAGATAACTCACCCGTGAAAATTTGTGCTCTAATGCATATCCATGATTTTTTTGGGTATTAAAGCCTTCGTTCTCTATTTTCCAGCGTAAGCGTCCGGTACGGCTCAATTCCGGTGCCGTATTCCAGTTGATGGGATAGGAGCTAATGTGAACGAACCGATTTTCAGTTATCTGCCCCTCTTTGTCGGTGGTTGTCTCTATGCATTCCAGCCAGTGTAGTTTCACGCCATGATAGTCAATATCGTTAATCCATATATAGTTTTGCTCAATGACATTATCCTGTTGCCGTATAATGATTTTTCGTTGATTGCCGGATGTTAACTGGCACAAGGATTTAACCTCTTCCCAAACAGATGGCAGATTGCCATCCTTGAAGGTGACTATCCAGCCCCAACCATACTCTGAGCAAATTTCGAAGAATCCCTGATAAGGATAGAGTCCATCGGCAACCAGACAGACGGGTAGACGCGGAAACGCCGATTTCAACTTTTTTGCTAGGCGTTTGAATGCCTTACGCTCACAATCCTGTTTGTCATAGTTGCCCTCTTCGGGGTTTTCCAGCCACTCTGTGGCAATGGAGATGGCGAAGCCGTTAGCGGTAATCAGTTTGGCCTCTAAAACCATGTTATGCCAGCTACTTTTACCGCTGCTGTAGTCTTTGTGCAGCGCCTGATCATGGGGACACTCTGTAAAACTATGAATCCCGCTCGCATCCACCGCGATGACAAACCATTCACCAAACAGCCGTTGATTGTGGAATATCTTCTTTTTCAACAGCGCCCTAACCATGGATTGAGTCAGTTTTTGCAGTTGATCCTCCGTGAGTTGTCGCATGATATTATCGACGGTATCCATATGAGGTAGCGGCATTTTGAACAACCGCTGGTAGTTTTTGCGAAAGCGTTTCTCTTCGCGCAGATTATTCATTTCATTACGAGAACCGGCTTTAAAGAGAAACATGGCAATGCAGGCCGTAATAAGAGCCGCCAAATCATAATTGGTAGATGTCCGGCACTCATCCAGCTCTCTCATCTGCTCAAAGAGAGCAGGAAAGAAGTGTGTGATGGTCAGGTGGAGTTGATAGACGACATCTTTGCGCTGTAATTTACGTTTATTCCGATTCTTTTTTTAGACCGGACGGATTGGTTCGAAGCTGATTTTCGTGCAGTTGACATGCGGTTACCTCTCAAAATTGAAGATATATGGCTATTTTTGCTGGAAAAAATAATTTTTTTGCCAATGTAAGTTTATGAAGTTAGTCGGTTATGGAGCTGCCCCTGAATTGCTGCATTAAATAGTGAATGCCATAATCCACTAGATTTACCCTATAAACTTACGCTAGAAAATCAAAAAAGTTATGTGTTACTGCGCGCCAAAAGAGACACTGCAAAACGATTTGAACTTTCAAGATTATTGGCCGATTCACTCTTTTGCCAGCAAGATAATTTGGCGTTAGCTACGAGAACCTATACCTACCGCCAGAAACTTCAGCGAGCGTTTGCCGCTGAATTATTGTGTCCAGCAGAACAATTAGTAAATGAAATGAGAAATGACTACTCGGATGAAAACCAAACGAGTGTTGCGGATACCTTTGGTGTTTCCCCGCTTACGGTAAAAACGATTCTGACGAACCATGGCTATATCGAGCGCGACTTTGACTCCATACTGAGCGTTGCATGAAAAAACCTACAATGTTCCAATTTGCGTGTTGGGATACCAACAATGGTCACCGTCTTCACAAATGACCTCCCACTGATCACCTCGGGAAGTTATATGGTAAAGTGCGCCGTCAGATTGGATTTTGACTGGTCTAGTCATAAAGTTTTTGTAACCAATATGATACTTTATTTTTAGACTTAACCCCGTTATCTCTACTCAATTTTATAGTAAGGGAATATACAATTATGACCAAAAAAGCATTAATCACCGGCATCACCGGTCAAGACGGCTCCTATCTCGCCGAATTTCTACTCGAAAAAGGCTACGAAGTCCACGGCATCAAGCGCCGCGCTTCCAGCTTTAATACCCAACGGGTCGATCACATCTACCAAGACCCGCACGAACCGAATCCGAAGCTGAAACTGCACTACGGCGACCTCTCCGATACCTCTAATCTCACCCGCATCCTTAGCGAAGTGCAACCGGACGAAGTCTATAATCTTGCGGCGCAGTCGCATGTAGCGGTATCGTTCGAATCACCGGAATACACCGCTGATGTCACTGGATTAGGCACGCTGCGCCTGCTGGAGTCGATTCGCTTTTTAGGGTTAGAGCAGAAGACCCGTTTTTATCAAGCAAGCACTTCAGAGCTGTTTGGTTTAGTACAAGAGGTACCCCAGCGCGAGACCACGCCATTCTATCCGCGTAGTCCTTATGCCGTAGCAAAGCTCTATAGCTACTGGATAACGGTTAACTATCGCGAAGCCTACGGCATGTACGCCTGCAACGGTATTCTGTTTAACCACGAATCGCCACGCAGGGGTGAGACCTTTGTTACCCGTAAAATTACCCGCAGCCTCGCCAATATTGCCCAAGGGTTAGAGAAGAAGCTCTATCTGGGCAATATGAATGCCCTGCGCGACTGGGGACATGCGAAAGATTATGTGCGCATGCAGTGGATGATGTTACAGCAGGATCAGCCGCAAGATTTTGTGATTGCCACCGGAGTGCAGTACTCAGTACGCCAATTTGTCGAAATGAGTGCGCAACAGCTGGGGATTACCTTGGCGTTTACGGGTGAATGTGTGAACGAAATCGCGACCGTCACTGCGATTGCGGGAGATAATGCCCCGGCATTAAAAGTGGGCGATACCATTGTTGCGGTCGATCCGCGCTACTTCCGTCCGACTGAAGTCGAGACCCTGCTCGGCGATCCGGCTAAGGCTAACTCGGAACTCGGTTGGGTGCCGGAAATTACGCTACAGCAGATGGTGGAGGAGATGGTGGCGTATGATTTGGATCAGGCCAAACGTCATGCGCTATTAAAGCATCATGGTTATGAAGTGGCGGTAACTAAGGAGTGATAACCCATGAGTACACTAACTTTTGATACGCATCAGTTTGTAAAAAAGTTACAGGCGGTTGGCTTTTCAGAAGAACAGGCTGAGCTCTTTGCATCAGAACAGAAAAGACTTATTGAAGAGCAGTTAGTTAGTAAAGAACACTTTGATATGAAACTCAAAGAGTTGGAGTATTCGTTAACGATTAAGTTAGGATTAATGTTGGCTGCCTCAATGGCACTTATTGTGGGTATTCTGAAAATAGCATGATTCAATTGAGTGACAGAGTTTATATTGCGGGTCATCGTGGCTTAGTCGGTTCGGCAATCGTCCGTCAGTTACAACAGCGCGGTTTCACCAATCTGGTTACCCGAAGCCATAACGAACTCGACCTTACCAATCAACAGGCGGTAAACGACTTTTTTGCGACGGAACGACCCGATTATGTCATATTAGCAGCCGCTAAGGTGGGTGGGATTCATGCGAATAACACCTATCCGGCGGAGTTTATCTATCAAAATTTGATGATAGAGGCTAATGTGATTCATGCGGCCTATACCCATCAGGTTAAACGGCTACTCTTTTTAGGTAGTACTTGTATCTATCCGCGAGCGGTGCAGCAGCCGA carries:
- a CDS encoding Rpn family recombination-promoting nuclease/putative transposase yields the protein MPDRYINLFTDFGFKKIFGEEASKPNLISFLNTLLPEKHHIIDLSFSKNEQSGSTVLDRKAIFDLSCVSQNGDYFIVELQKAKQNFFKDRSLYYATFPIQQQAQRGEWNFKLAAVYSIGILDFIFDEDKQDKNEKHRVIHQVQLKDQANKLFYDKLTFIYLTLPNFKKSIDELETLQEKWFYLFRHLHELDNIPQKLQETVFEQLFEQAQIARFEPQEREAYESSLKYYRDLKNVIDTAHDEGRTEGRVEGKVEGKYEKAVEVAQKLIPIMKDDIQIASISRLTIEEVIALRESTQKT
- a CDS encoding MBL fold metallo-hydrolase; this translates as MYTIHHHGAINGVTGSCHQLRLQDGRSLLIDCGLFQGAEAADSGAAADRLAIEFPLDDIQALIVTHTHIDHVGRIPYLLAAGFNQPIYCSHATAKLLPLVLEDALKVGVTRNERLIKQAIGKIEALIVPLGYKQWHTIAKGWQIKLHPAGHILGSAYVEIKLSDGLAPNSADGRWHILFSGDLGAPYTPLLPAPKSPWRADDVILESTYGDRTHSGRAARVKQLRSIVERAMRDRGTVIIPAFSIGRTQELLYEFESILHRYGQQPVADGIDWSELDIIIDSPLAAKMTRAYRELRDEWDAEAKQRLARGRHPLAFDTLLTVEEHAAHLRIIDYLKRSGRPAIVIAASGMCAGGRVVNYLKALLDDSRTDILFVGYQAAGTPGQIIQKYGPRGGYVDLDGQRITIRAQIHTLSGYSAHADQNDLLKFVKRIRKGPQRIRLVHGDATAKRTLAKKLSETMQGVVVE
- a CDS encoding DUF1902 domain-containing protein, yielding MEHIVNIHIEALDDGVGYLATSDEIQGLVAQGQTVEETLTIARDVVKQLLQAQAERNSQLPLRKISSSFDYPLLIGG
- a CDS encoding winged helix-turn-helix transcriptional regulator produces the protein MANRQHLRQEDNHFRLLRLLEQNPTLTQRELAEQIGMSLDGVNYCLNALIDKGFVKMDNFQQQFRVTAKPASLHSLAFLATITPPLLNISLLKSQLFQIVQQC
- the gmd gene encoding GDP-mannose 4,6-dehydratase — protein: MTKKALITGITGQDGSYLAEFLLEKGYEVHGIKRRASSFNTQRVDHIYQDPHEPNPKLKLHYGDLSDTSNLTRILSEVQPDEVYNLAAQSHVAVSFESPEYTADVTGLGTLRLLESIRFLGLEQKTRFYQASTSELFGLVQEVPQRETTPFYPRSPYAVAKLYSYWITVNYREAYGMYACNGILFNHESPRRGETFVTRKITRSLANIAQGLEKKLYLGNMNALRDWGHAKDYVRMQWMMLQQDQPQDFVIATGVQYSVRQFVEMSAQQLGITLAFTGECVNEIATVTAIAGDNAPALKVGDTIVAVDPRYFRPTEVETLLGDPAKANSELGWVPEITLQQMVEEMVAYDLDQAKRHALLKHHGYEVAVTKE
- a CDS encoding DUF1640 domain-containing protein; this encodes MSTLTFDTHQFVKKLQAVGFSEEQAELFASEQKRLIEEQLVSKEHFDMKLKELEYSLTIKLGLMLAASMALIVGILKIA